The genomic segment CAAATTTCTTAAAAATCCAGTCGGCTATTTAAATGAATTTTTTGCTCATCGCCTACATCCTATCAGTGCCTCTCTTGAATCGGCTTTAAAAACTATCCATCAAGCTCAGGGTCAAATTACTATAGATGAAATTGCTAAAAGAAATTTTACGTCGGTGAGACAACTAGAACGCAAGTTTAAGACGCATGTAGGTGTTAGCCCCAAAGAGTATACGCGCATTATCAGGTTTCAAAACGCTTTGTCCAAGATAAAAGAACCAAATCAAAGGACGAGTTTACTAAACATAGCATTTGAATGTGGTTACTACGACCATGCGCATTTGACAAATGATTTTAAAAAACATACAGGAATGTCACCTTCAAAATTTTGATTTTGTCGCTTTTTTCCAAAATATAAGTGATCAATGCACCTATTTTTGTGTAAACTTTAATATGTAAAGCAAATGCGTAAACTATCACTCTTTATTGCGATGAGCTTAGACGGTTACATTGCGAAACCCAATGACGATCTCAGCTTTCTGAAGCTGGTGGAAAAGGAAGGAGAAGATTATGGATATACTCAATTTTCAAACTCCATAGATACCATAATCATAGGTAGGAAAACTTATGACTATGTGGTTAGGGAAATCGGCGCCACCCACTACGACAACGGGCAAAGAGACATTTATGTTATCACTAGAACGGACAAGCCCTCTTTAGGAAGGACAACTTTTTATACTGGAAATTTAGTGGAGCTTGTCCAACAACTCAAATCTCAAACGGGGAAAAATATCTATTGTGACGGGGGTGCAGAAATAATAAACGAACTCCTGCTGAACGATTTAATCGATGAGTTGATCATATCTGTTATTCCGATACTGTTAGGTGCTGGCACAAAACTCTTTAAGGAAGGAATTCCCGAACAGCCTCTTCAGCTCGTAGCAGCTCAAACTTACGATACGGGTTTAACGCAGGTACACTATC from the Sphingobacterium thalpophilum genome contains:
- a CDS encoding helix-turn-helix transcriptional regulator, producing the protein MKYKEIKPAPILAPYIHTFWELIGEEKDSQWERNFPDGCGGVVINLGDTCITDNGTTKMDFGKTYAVGATTSFKDSFVDENIHLFGVCLKPGVFPNFYDYSAQSEIVDITVQLDHTHSFHLDKFLKNPVGYLNEFFAHRLHPISASLESALKTIHQAQGQITIDEIAKRNFTSVRQLERKFKTHVGVSPKEYTRIIRFQNALSKIKEPNQRTSLLNIAFECGYYDHAHLTNDFKKHTGMSPSKF
- a CDS encoding dihydrofolate reductase family protein, with product MRKLSLFIAMSLDGYIAKPNDDLSFLKLVEKEGEDYGYTQFSNSIDTIIIGRKTYDYVVREIGATHYDNGQRDIYVITRTDKPSLGRTTFYTGNLVELVQQLKSQTGKNIYCDGGAEIINELLLNDLIDELIISVIPILLGAGTKLFKEGIPEQPLQLVAAQTYDTGLTQVHYRKKR